The genomic region ATGAAATTTCTTCATATGCAAAAAAAAATAAAAAATGCAAACATAACTTAAACTACTGGAGATTTGGTGATTACTTAGGAATAGGTTGTGGTGCTCATAGTAAAATAACTCAATCAAATAATAAAATATTAAGAATAATAAAAAATAAAAGACCAATAGATTTTATAAAAGGAAAATACATAAATAAAAAGTACGAAATCTTAAAAAAAGACAAAATAATAGAATATTTTATGAATTATTTTAGAATTTATGAAAAAGTATCAATAAAAAAATTTAGTAAATATACAAATATTAAAGAAAAAGATATTTTACCTAAAATTCAAAAAGCGATAAAACATGGATATATAACTAAAAATAAAAACAATTTAAATACAACTAAAAAAGGAAAATTATTTTTAAATGATTTATTAGAAATATTTATTTGATATGTTAATTTTTTTCAAAAACTAAATTAAATAACCTTTTTCCATTTAATTTACTTTTTAATTCAAACTTAGTCTTTTCCCTACAGTTAAACAATAGATGATGTTTTTTATGTGATATATTTTTAAAACTTGTAATTTTAGAAATAATTTTTAGAATATTATTAACATAAGATTCAGAATCAGTAATAATATGTAGTATACCCTTAAAAATTAACTTAGCAAAAATTAAATCAATAAAATCTTTTTTTAATATTCTACGTTTATTATGTCTTCTTTTAGACCAAACATCAGGACAAAAAATTTGAAACTTTAATATAGAATTATCTTTAATCATATAGTACAATACATCAAACGCATCATAATAAATTAATTTTAAATTTTTTATATTGAGTGAGTTTATCTGTTTTAAACAATAGATAATACCAGGTAAATATACTTCTATTCCCAAAAAATTCTTAGAAAAATTTTTAGAAGCAATATCAACGAGAGCGTTACCATAACCAAAACCTATATCTACTATTAAAGAGTTATTAAAATCAAATAAATTATTAATATTAATTTTTTTAGTTAAAAAATTTATACCTGAATAGTTCCAAAATTTATTTAAAATATTTGTCTGATCTGTAGTGATTTTTCTTTTACGAATAACATAACTACGGATAGTACGTTTATAAGATAATTTTTTTTTAAACATAATTTAATATACAATTAAAAGTTATTATTCTAAAAATCAAAAAATATTATTCCATAGCAATATTATCAGTATTTTAATAAATAAACAATAAGAGTTATAAAAATAATGAAAAATAAAATTTTTTGCAAATTTCTAAAAAAAATATCAAAAAAACAAGAAAATAAAGTATATCCAGGAAAATTAGGAGATAAAATATTTAAAGAGATATCTGAAGAAGCATGGAAAATATGGACACTACAACAAACTATTATAATAAATGAAAAACAGCTAAATATGTTAAAAAGAGAAGATAGAAAAATAATAGAAAATGAAATGATAAATTTTTTATTTAAAAATAAAAATTAAAAAGCATAATATTAAATTTTATGAAAAATAATTTTATATACATAATTAGAATAATCCTCTATATTTTTAATTATACGAATAATATTAAAATCAAGCATATATTTTTTAGATAAAAAAAATAAATGTTCTCTATATAATTTAAAATAATTTTTGTTTAATTTATTTTTACAATGTAATATCCAATTATTTTTTTCTTCAATATCTAAAGTATTTTCAAAGTTTCTAGATCTATAAAAAAATAGTAATAAAGTTAGTCTTTCATCAAAATTACATTTAGATAAATTTATCTTACTCAATTTAAAACAATTAGATTGTCTAATGTGATTTATTATACATTTATCACGTGTACTAAAAAAATTTTTATAAAGCTGAGATTCCACATCAGAATAAACAAGACTATTATTAATCTGGGAAAAAAAATTATATATTTTTTTTATAAAAAAAGAATTTTTTTTTAATATAGAAATATTATTAAATATAAATTCTAAATTTATATTCAAACGTAATAAATCATCTGATCTAAGACAATTTAAAGACAAAATAACAGGACATTTATTAATGTACACAAAATTAATTGGTAAATAATACTTAAATCTCTTATTAAAAATATCTTTAATTTTATATTTATTAAGAATATTAAAATTTATTTTACTTAAATGATTTAAATCTTCTAATAAATTACATGTTACTAATATATTTGCATTTTTAGGATGCCATATCAAAGGTGAAACAATCCCAATATTGTTTTTTTTAGCTCCAAAACAATTAGAAACATAAACCAAAATTTTTTTGTTACTATTTAAAATATTTAAAAAACTATTTTTTCTTCTATTTTTAAATAAAAAT from Buchnera aphidicola (Neophyllaphis podocarpi) harbors:
- a CDS encoding oxidative damage protection protein is translated as MKNKIFCKFLKKISKKQENKVYPGKLGDKIFKEISEEAWKIWTLQQTIIINEKQLNMLKREDRKIIENEMINFLFKNKN
- the trmB gene encoding tRNA (guanosine(46)-N7)-methyltransferase TrmB, giving the protein MFKKKLSYKRTIRSYVIRKRKITTDQTNILNKFWNYSGINFLTKKININNLFDFNNSLIVDIGFGYGNALVDIASKNFSKNFLGIEVYLPGIIYCLKQINSLNIKNLKLIYYDAFDVLYYMIKDNSILKFQIFCPDVWSKRRHNKRRILKKDFIDLIFAKLIFKGILHIITDSESYVNNILKIISKITSFKNISHKKHHLLFNCREKTKFELKSKLNGKRLFNLVFEKN
- the sbcB gene encoding exodeoxyribonuclease I; the protein is MFNPSFLFYDYETFGTDPIKDKVSQFACIRTDIEFNIISDPIFYYCKLPLDYLPDPNSIIITRITPQYVQRYGFIESEFAKLIYDIFNKPNTCILGYNNINFDDEFTRNIFYRNFLDPYSWSWKNGNSRWDVLNLLRACHALRPYDGLIRWPVNKYGHVSFKLEDITNINNIPHLNSHNAISDVYATLKLAKLIKINYNKLFLFLFKNRRKNSFLNILNSNKKILVYVSNCFGAKKNNIGIVSPLIWHPKNANILVTCNLLEDLNHLSKINFNILNKYKIKDIFNKRFKYYLPINFVYINKCPVILSLNCLRSDDLLRLNINLEFIFNNISILKKNSFFIKKIYNFFSQINNSLVYSDVESQLYKNFFSTRDKCIINHIRQSNCFKLSKINLSKCNFDERLTLLLFFYRSRNFENTLDIEEKNNWILHCKNKLNKNYFKLYREHLFFLSKKYMLDFNIIRIIKNIEDYSNYVYKIIFHKI